Proteins co-encoded in one Malus sylvestris chromosome 9, drMalSylv7.2, whole genome shotgun sequence genomic window:
- the LOC126583805 gene encoding ras-related protein Rab7-like, with product MASRRRMLLKVIILGDSGVGKTSLMNQYVNRKFSNQYKATIGADFLTKEVQFEDRLFTLQIWDTAGQERFQSLGVAFYRGADCCVLVYDVNVMKSFDNLNNWREEFLIQASPSDPENFPFVVLGNKIDVDGGNSRVVSEKKAKAWCASKGNIPYFETSAKEGFNVDDAFQCIAKNALKNEPEEEIYLPDTIDVGGGGRQQRSTGCEC from the exons GGTGGGGAAGACTTCACTGATGAATCA GTATGTGAATCGTAAGTTTAGCAATCAGTACAAAGCGACAATTGGAGCCGATTTTCTGACCAAGGAGGTTCAATTTGAGGATAGATTGTTCACTCTGCAG ATCTGGGATACCGCTGGTCAAGAAAGGTTTCAGAGTCTTGGTGTGGCGTTCTATCGTGGTGCAGATTGCTGTGTTCTCGTGTACGATGTGAATGTCATGAAATCATTTGATAATCTTAATAACTGGAGGGAAGAATTTCTGATTCAG GCCAGTCCTTCTGACCCTGAGAACTTCCCATTTGTTGTATTGGGAAACAAGATTGACGTTGATGGCGGAAATAGTCGAGTG GTGTCTGAAAAGAAAGCAAAGGCCTGGTGTGCTTCCAAGGGAAACATACCATACTTTGAGACTTCTGCAAAAGAGGGCTTCAATGTAGATGATGCCTTCCAGTGTATAGCCAAAAACGCACTGAAGAATGAACCTGAAGAAGAAAT ATACCTTCCGGACACAATCGATGTTGGTGGCGGAGGGAGGCAGCAAAGATCTACTGGCTGTGAATGTTGA